From the Lolium rigidum isolate FL_2022 chromosome 2, APGP_CSIRO_Lrig_0.1, whole genome shotgun sequence genome, one window contains:
- the LOC124692450 gene encoding deSI-like protein At4g17486 isoform X1, with amino-acid sequence MDAQNDGTGTPVLLNVYDLTPVNDYLYWLGFGVFHSGIEVHGMEYGFGAHDFSSSGVFEVESKCCPGFVYRKTVWLGTTDMSREEFRSFIEKLAGKYHGNTYHLISKNCNHFTDDVCKNLTGKPIPGWVNRLARVGSVFDCLLPESVQVSPVGRVPTLRPIIDDDSGSVSSSDSDEGDEDKHLLPAPSTDLNPVDVPLKLAKDLL; translated from the exons ATGGACGCCCAGAACGACGGCACGGGGACGCCGGTGCTGCTCAACGTGTACGATCTCACGCCCGTCAACGATTACCTCTACTGGCTTGGCTTCGGGGTCTTCCACTCCGGAATCGAAG TTCATGGCATGGAATATGGATTTGGGGCCCATGATTTCTCTTCCAGTGGTGTATTTGAGGTGGAATCAAAATGTTGCCCTGGCTTTGTCTATAGAAAGACGGTGTGGCTAGGCACAACTGACATGTCTCGGGAAGAGTTCCGCTCGTTCATTGAAAAACTAGCAGGGAAGTATCATGGAAACACATACCATTTGATTTCAAAGAACTGCAATCATTTCACAGATGATGTCTGTAAGAACTTGACTGGAAAACCCATCCCTGGCTGGGTGAATCGGCTGGCCAGAGTAG GTTCGGTTTTTGACTGTCTGCTGCCAGAAAGTGTCCAGGTTTCTCCTGTTGGACGTGTCCCAACCCTTCGTCCAATTATTG ATGATGATTCGGGTTCAGTATCTTCTTCGGACAGCGATGAGGGTGATGAGGACAAGCACCTGTTGCCGGCACCATCCACTGACTTGAATCCTGTAGATGTGCCATTAAAGCTAGCGAAAGATCTTCTTTGA
- the LOC124692450 gene encoding deSI-like protein At4g17486 isoform X2 → MDAQNDGTGTPVLLNVYDLTPVNDYLYWLGFGVFHSGIEVHGMEYGFGAHDFSSSGVFEVESKCCPGFVYRKTVWLGTTDMSREEFRSFIEKLAGKYHGNTYHLISKNCNHFTDDVCKNLTGKPIPGWVNRLARVGSVFDCLLPESVQVSPVGRVPTLRPIIEWCLYVWIEKTSGGGSVQIYYCHLYNIIDTK, encoded by the exons ATGGACGCCCAGAACGACGGCACGGGGACGCCGGTGCTGCTCAACGTGTACGATCTCACGCCCGTCAACGATTACCTCTACTGGCTTGGCTTCGGGGTCTTCCACTCCGGAATCGAAG TTCATGGCATGGAATATGGATTTGGGGCCCATGATTTCTCTTCCAGTGGTGTATTTGAGGTGGAATCAAAATGTTGCCCTGGCTTTGTCTATAGAAAGACGGTGTGGCTAGGCACAACTGACATGTCTCGGGAAGAGTTCCGCTCGTTCATTGAAAAACTAGCAGGGAAGTATCATGGAAACACATACCATTTGATTTCAAAGAACTGCAATCATTTCACAGATGATGTCTGTAAGAACTTGACTGGAAAACCCATCCCTGGCTGGGTGAATCGGCTGGCCAGAGTAG GTTCGGTTTTTGACTGTCTGCTGCCAGAAAGTGTCCAGGTTTCTCCTGTTGGACGTGTCCCAACCCTTCGTCCAATTATTG AATGGTGCCTGTACGTCTGGATCGAAAAAACTAGTGGTGGAGGAAGCGTGCAAATCTATTATTGTCACTTGTATAACATTATCGACACAAAATG A
- the LOC124692450 gene encoding deSI-like protein At4g17486 isoform X3, which produces MDAQNDGTGTPVLLNVYDLTPVNDYLYWLGFGVFHSGIEVHGMEYGFGAHDFSSSGVFEVESKCCPGFVYRKTVWLGTTDMSREEFRSFIEKLAGKYHGNTYHLISKNCNHFTDDVCKNLTGKPIPGWVNRLARVGSVFDCLLPESVQVSPVGRVPTLRPIIGESMKFP; this is translated from the exons ATGGACGCCCAGAACGACGGCACGGGGACGCCGGTGCTGCTCAACGTGTACGATCTCACGCCCGTCAACGATTACCTCTACTGGCTTGGCTTCGGGGTCTTCCACTCCGGAATCGAAG TTCATGGCATGGAATATGGATTTGGGGCCCATGATTTCTCTTCCAGTGGTGTATTTGAGGTGGAATCAAAATGTTGCCCTGGCTTTGTCTATAGAAAGACGGTGTGGCTAGGCACAACTGACATGTCTCGGGAAGAGTTCCGCTCGTTCATTGAAAAACTAGCAGGGAAGTATCATGGAAACACATACCATTTGATTTCAAAGAACTGCAATCATTTCACAGATGATGTCTGTAAGAACTTGACTGGAAAACCCATCCCTGGCTGGGTGAATCGGCTGGCCAGAGTAG GTTCGGTTTTTGACTGTCTGCTGCCAGAAAGTGTCCAGGTTTCTCCTGTTGGACGTGTCCCAACCCTTCGTCCAATTATTG GTGAATCGATGAAGTTCCCTTGA